In Bacillus rossius redtenbacheri isolate Brsri chromosome 15, Brsri_v3, whole genome shotgun sequence, one genomic interval encodes:
- the LOC134539528 gene encoding uncharacterized protein LOC134539528, with product MVSKAIFIIAVGFFFVPARANEVVDEVNQVLDQMKAAIEQAKAQINQGAAAVEGAVSGELVAAYQSLDATVEQAAQKAAAAGIDITACTAALNATATADITQRTDDAVSCVTKEMTDALNSAEQELTAVQQAEKDVQDGQAALKACDKLSAWKKVKCLAEETAKLVKQAKDIKEEMVAAKENLERIAASYQQDIKACEQRTLGAAESDAKTAGERFVACVVAKGVGL from the exons ATGGTCTCCAAAGCTATCTTCATTATTGCCGTCGGCTTTTTCTTC GTCCCGGCGCGCGCCAACGAGGTGGTGGACGAGGTGAACCAGGTGCTGGACCAGATGAAGGCGGCCATCGAGCAGGCCAAGGCGCAGATCAACCAGGGGGCCGCGGCCGTGGAGGGCGCAGTCTCGGGAGAGCTGGTGGCCGCCTACCAGTCGCTGGACGCCACGGTGGAGCAGGCCGCCCAGAAG gcggcggcggcgggcatCGACATCACGGCCTGCACCGCGGCGCTGAACGCCACGGCCACCGCGGACATCACGCAGCGCACAGACGACGCCGTCAGCTGCGTCACCAAGGAGATGACAGACGCGCTCAACTCCGCCGAGCAG GAGCTGACCGCAGTGCAGCAGGCGGAGAAGGACGTGCAGGACGGACAGGCGGCGCTGAAGGCCTGCGACAAGCTGTCCGCCTGGAAGAAGGTCAAGTGCCTGGCCGAGGAGACGGCCAAGCTGGTGAAGCAGGCCAAGGACATCAAGGAGGAGATGGTGGCGGCCAAGGAGAACCTGGAGCGCATCGCCGCCAGCTACCAGCAGGACATCAAGGCGTGCGAGCAGAGGACGCTGGGCGCCGCCGAGTCGGACGCCAAGACGGCGGGCGAGCGCTTCGTGGCGTGCGTGGTCGCCAAGGGCGTCGGCTTGTGA
- the LOC134539355 gene encoding uncharacterized protein LOC134539355, translating into MFQNRERTKKRGMETCYKKKRRPLLSETRILTTMKVALISVATVCWLSAAGGAETAPSERNWEDRFDAVIQKAQAEVARIRSWVDEQGQKLQDKAKEEISKAYQSVEQATASAQQQGATLGVNVSSCVDARQGQVDAEVQSLVQASTACVTGELDSAVDLASTLLSQVEAAKNKVVDFQAAFKECGKKNKFQKQKCIAEQTAKALAEVVKVETEVTGFFSKETLLFEELPAKLLACEGKQAAAAESSAKQMASDLQTCLAGLGIHS; encoded by the exons ATGTTTCAAAACCGCGAAAGAACTAAAAAGAGGGGGATGGAAACGTGCTATAAAAAGAAAAGGCGGCCTCTTCTCTCAGAAACAAGAATCCTGACGACCATGAAAGTCGCTCTGATATCGGTGGCTACAGTTTGCTGGCTCAGT GCTGCCGGCGGGGCGGAGACGGCCCCGTCAGAGCGCAACTGGGAGGACCGCTTCGACGCCGTGATCCAGAAGGCGCAGGCGGAGGTGGCCCGGATCAGGTCCTGGGTGGACGAGCAGGGACAGAAGCTGCAGGACAAGGCGAAGGAGGAGATCTCCAAGGCGTACCAGTCCGTGGAGCAGGCGACGGCCAGCGCCCAGCAGCAGGGGGCAACCCTCGGGGTCAACGTGAGCTCCTGCGTGGACGCCCGGCAGGGACAGGTGGACGCCGAGGTGCAGTCGCTGGTGCAGGCGTCCACCGCCTGCGTCACGGGCGAGCTGGACTCCGCGGTGGACCTCGCCAGCACCCTGCTCTCCCAG GTGGAGGCGGCCAAGAACAAGGTGGTGGACTTCCAGGCAGCCTTCAAAGAGTGCGGCAAGAAGAACAAGTTCCAGAAGCAGAAGTGCATCGCCGAGCAGACGGCGAAGGCTCTGGCGGAGGTGGTCAAGGTGGAGACCGAGGTGACTGGTTTCTTCAGCAAGGAGACTCTCCTGTTCGAGGAGCTGCCGGCCAAGCTCTTGGCGTGCGAGGGCAAGCAGGCGGCAGCGGCCGAGAGCAGCGCCAAGCAGATGGCGAGCGACCTACAGACCTGCCTTGCCGGCCTCGGCATACACAGTTAG
- the LOC134539621 gene encoding uncharacterized protein LOC134539621: MAVLQDPPGWRTSQGLRDSGVAGPSRLEDLPGAQRRRCCRTLQAGGPPGSSETAVLQDPPGWRTSQGLRDSGVAGPSRLEDLPGAQRRTLQAGGPPGSSETAVLQDPPGWRTSQGLRDSSVAGPSRLEDLPGARRRRCCRTLKAGGPPRSSETAVLQDPSDWRTSLGLGDGGVAGPSRLEDLPGAQTAVLQDHPGWRTSYGHREGVAGPSRLEDLPGAQRQWYCRTLQDGRTSHGHREGGFAGPSRLGGPPMGTQKAELQDPPGWRTSQELRDSGPSRLEDLPGAQIRRCCRTLQAGRTSQSLETAVLQDPPGWRTSQEHRDGGFVGPSRMEGPPMGTEKAVLQDPPGWRTSQELRDGGVAGPSRLEGPPMGTETAVLQDPPGWRTSYGHREEGPSRLEGPTMGTVKAVLQDPPGWRTSQGLRDGGVAGPSRLEDLPGAQRPSRLEDLPGAQSRWCRKTLQAGRTSHGHRDGGVAGPSRLEDLPGAQSRWCRKTLQAGGPPRSSESVVSQDPPGWRTSQELRVGGVARPSRLEGPPIGTGKAVLQDPPGWRTSQELRVGGVARPSRLEGPPMGTGKAVLQDPPGWRISQELRDGGVAGPSRMEGPPMGTEKAVLQDPPGLRTSQGLRDGGVAGPTRLEGPPRGSDTVVF, encoded by the exons ATGGCGGTGTTGCAGGACCCTCCAGGCTGGAGGACCTCCCAGGGGCTCAGAGATAGCGGTGTTGCAGGACCCTCCAGGCTGGAGGACCTCCCAGGGGCTCAGAGACGGCGGTGTTGCAGGACCCTCCAGGCTGGAGGACCTCCCGGGAGCTCGGAGACGGCGGTGTTGCAGGACCCTCCAGGCTGGAGGACCTCCCAGGGGCTCAGAGATAGCGGTGTTGCAGGACCCTCCAGGCTGGAGGACCTCCCAGGGGCTCAGAGACG GACCCTCCAGGCTGGAGGACCTCCCGGGAGCTCGGAGACGGCGGTGTTGCAGGACCCTCCAGGCTGGAGGACCTCCCAGGGGCTCAGAGATAGCAGTGTTGCAGGACCCTCCAGGCTGGAGGACCTCCCGGGAGCTCGGAGACGGCGGTGTTGCAGGACCCTCAAGGCTGGAGGACCTCCCAGGAGCTCGGAAACGGCGGTGTTGCAGGACCCTTCAGACTGGAGGACCTCCTTGgggcttggagacggcggtgttGCAGGACCCTCCAGGCTTGAGGACCTCCCAGGAGCTCAGACGGCGGTGTTGCAGGACCACCCAGGCTGGAGGACCTCCTATGGACACAGAGAAGGTGTTGCAGGACCCTCCAGGCTGGAGGACCTCCCAGGGGCTCAGAGACAGTGGTATTGCAGGACCCTCCAGGATGGAAGGACCTCCCATGGGCACAGAGAAGGCGGTTTTGCAGGACCCTCCAGGCTGGGAGGACCTCCCATGGGCACACAGAAGGCGGAGTTGCAGGACCCTCCAGGCTGGAGGACCTCCCAGGAGCTCAGAGACAGTG GACCCTCCAGGCTGGAGGACCTCCCAGGAGCTCAGATACGGCGGTGTTGCAGGACCCTCCAGGCTGGAAGGACCTCCCAGagcttggagacggcggtgttGCAGGACCCTCCAGGCTGGAGGACCTCCCAGGAGCACAGAGACGGCGGTTTTGTAGGACCCTCCAGGATGGAAGGACCTCCCATGGGCACAGAGAAGGCGGTTTTGCAGGACCCTCCAGGCTGGAGGACCTCCCAGGAGCTCAGAGACGGCGGTGTTGCAGGACCCTCCAGGCTGGAAGGACCTCCCATGGGCACAGAGACGGCGGTGTTGCAGGACCCTCCAGGCTGGAGGACCTCCTATGGACACAGAGAAGAAG GACCCTCCAGGCTGGAAGGACCAACCATGGGCACAGTGAAGGCGGTGTTGCAGGACCCTCCAGGCTGGAGGACCTCCCAGGGGCTCAGAGATGGTGGTGTTGCAGGACCCTCCAGGCTGGAGGACCTCCCAGGAGCTCAGA GACCCTCCAGGCTGGAGGACCTCCCAGGAGCTCAGAGTCGGTGGTGTCGCAAGACCCTCCAGGCTGGAAGGACCTCCCATGGGCACAGAGACGGCGGTGTTGCAGGACCCTCCAGGCTGGAGGACCTCCCAGGAGCTCAGAGTCGGTGGTGTCGCAAGACCCTCCAGGCTGGAGGACCTCCCAGGAGCTCAGAGTCGGTGGTGTCGCAAGACCCTCCAGGCTGGAGGACCTCCCAGGAGCTCAGAGTCGGTGGTGTCGCAAGACCCTCCAGGCTGGAAGGACCTCCCATCGGCACAGGGAAGGCGGTGTTGCAGGACCCTCCAGGATGGAGGACCTCCCAGGAGCTCAGAGTCGGTGGTGTCGCAAGACCCTCCAGGCTGGAAGGACCTCCCATGGGCACAGGGAAGGCGGTGTTGCAGGACCCTCCAGGCTGGAGGATATCCCAGGAGCTCAGAGACGGCGGTGTTGCAGGACCCTCCAGGATGGAAGGACCTCCCATGGGCACAGAGAAGGCGGTGTTGCAGGACCCTCCAGGCTTGAGGACCTCCCAGGGGCTCAGAGACGGTGGTGTTGCAGGACCCACTAGGCTGGAAGGACCTCCCAGGGGCTCGGATACGGTGGTGTTTTAG